The Solanum lycopersicum chromosome 2, SLM_r2.1 DNA window CATAGATCTGCCCCTGATTGTAACACAAAGTGTCTAGTTATCAAACGTTTTTAAGAAATGGACTTACGTTATATACACTACAATAAGTGAAGTATTTGGTTCTAATTTTGCAGGTGGTAGCCTAAGTGCTGATGGTCCATTTGCCGGAGGATATTGTTTTGTTAGGGAAGGCAATCAAATGGGAAGTGGATTTTATGGCAGAGGACCTATCCAATTGACAGGGTATGTAAAACAgaggaaaatagttcatttCTAACTAGGAAATATTAGATGAAAAAAACTCCATTTTGTAACTaatttattgatgataaaatGAATTTTGCAGGCAATCTAACTATGACTTAGCTGGGCAAGCAATTGGACAAGACTTAGTTAACAACCCTGACTTAGTAGCTACAGATGCAACTGTATCTTTTAAAACAGCAATATGGTTCTGGATGACCGCACAAGGCAATAAGCCATCATGCCACGATGTTATCACAGGGCAATGGACGCCATCAGCCGCCGATGCATCAGCAAATAGACAACCAGGCTACGGTGTCATTACAAACATAATTAACGGTGGAATTGAATGTGGCAAAGGACAGAATCCACAAGTGGAGGATCGGATTGGATTCTACAGAAGGTATTGTACGATACTGAATGTTGCTCCCGGGGACAACCTTGATTGCTACGACCAGAGGAACTTTGCTGAGGCCTAGCTTTGTGTTTTAGTCATGATGATGTCTGAATGAATAAGGGATTTTGGATGCCCATTTGGAATATGTAGTTTCTTA harbors:
- the CHI17 gene encoding acidic 27 kDa endochitinase precursor; translation: MVLCCVFLLFLTGSFAQDVGTIVTSDLFNEMLKNRNDDRCPAKGFYTYDAFIAAANSFPGFGTTGDDTARKKEIAAFFGQTSHETTGGSLSADGPFAGGYCFVREGNQMGSGFYGRGPIQLTGQSNYDLAGQAIGQDLVNNPDLVATDATVSFKTAIWFWMTAQGNKPSCHDVITGQWTPSAADASANRQPGYGVITNIINGGIECGKGQNPQVEDRIGFYRRYCTILNVAPGDNLDCYDQRNFAEA